GCCACGTCGGCGTCGGTGTCTGCCGCCAGCTTGCGCAGCGTCTCCAGCCCCGCCCTGTCGGGCGGTTCGCCGAGCACGTGCTGCAGCGCGTACGCGGCCCCGTACCTGACCCTGGCGTCGACGTGGCCCGCCAGGTCGATCACGGACGGCAACGACCGCGGGTCGGCCAGATGACCGAACGCGATCAGCACCGAGTAGAGCACCATGGCGTCGTCCTCGCTGGCGGCCAGGTAACGCAGCACGGGCAGCGTGCGGTCCACGAACGGCCGCAACATGCCCATGATGTCCACGCCGAGCAGCCGCTCGGCCACGGTGTCGGCGGCGCACAGCCGCCTGGCCTCGATGAACGACTCCAGGTCACCCCGCTGGCGCAGCAACGAGATCACGTGCCAGCGCAGAGGGCCGTCAGGATCGGTGTCGCGCAGCGCAGCCTGGATGAGTTCGCGCACTGTTCCCTCGTCCGGCGGCATACCGCTCAAGATAGCCAGGTGAGTGACGCCGTCCTGATCGAAGACGTGCACACTTGACCGTATCGCTGGTTACCTTTGAAGCGTGCGCGGTGATCTGCTTGACCTCATCTTGATCGGCCTCGTGATCGCCTTCGGCATCTCGGGTTACCGGCAGGGTTTCATCATCGGGGCGATGAGCTTCGTGGGGTTCGTGGGCGGTGCCGTGCTGGGCGTCTTCATCGCGCCCCCCGTCTCCAAGGCGGTCGTCGACGGTGACACGCCGCAGGCGCTGCTGGCCATCGTGATCGTGTTCCTGGCGGCCACCATCGGGCAGTTCGCCTCCTCCACCCTCGGCGCCGTCGTGCGCAGCCACGTCACGTGGGAGCCGGCCAAGATGGCCGACGCGATCGGCGGCACGTTCGCCAGCGCGCTGTCGGTGCTGGTCATCGCGTGGCTGATCGGCTCGCTGATCGTCTCCACCGCGTTCACGCCGCTGGTCGACCAGGTGAAGAACTCCGCGCTGCTCACCACGGTCGACGACGCGATCCCGCAGGCGGCGCGCAACTGGCAGCAGCCGTTCAAGAAGTTCATCGACCGCTCCGAGTTCCCGCCCGTCTTCGACGCGATCGGGGCGGGCACGCTGATCGACGTGCAGCCGCCCGACCAGAGCGTGCTGCAGGGCGCCAAGCTCGGGCGGGCCCGCCAGGCGATCGTGAAGGTGCAGGGCAACGCCGAGAGCTGCAACAAGCACATCGAGGGCACCGGCTTCGCCTACGCGCGCAACCGGATCATGACCAACGCCCACGTGGTCGCCGGCGTCACCCGCGACCTCCAGGTGATCGACTACAACGGCGACCGCCACCCGGCCACGGTCGTGCGCTACAACCCGCGCCGCGACATCGCCGTCCTCTATGTGCCGGGTCTGGACCTGCCGCAGCTCGCCTTCGACGGCGAGGGCAGCCGCGGCGACAACGCGATCATCGCCGGCTTCCCGAAGGGCAAGGGCTTCACCGCCGAGCCGGCCAGGATCGGCGGCCAGCTCGAGGCCCAGGGCCCCGACATCTACCGCGAGAACACGGTCAGGCGGAAGGTCTACGCGATCCGCGGCCAGGTGCTGCCCGGCAACTCCGGCGGCCCGCTGCTCACGGTGGACGGCCAGGTCTTCGGCGTGATCTTCGCCGCGGCCGTCAACGAGGAGCAGACCGGTTACGTGCTGACGGCCGAGGAGGTCGCCCCCGACGCCTCGGCGGGCCGCAACGACACCTCGCCGGCCAGCACCCAGGAGTGCGACTGAGCGTCCCGATCTCCGGTCCCTTCCCTGCCAGCCGGCGACCCGGAGGCCGCGCAGGCCCCGGCGACGGCCGTCATCGGCGCCGCGCACGGGCACGCGGGGCTGCTGCACCTGGGCACGTTCGGCACGGGGGAGCAGGCGGTGGAGCCGGCGGTGGAGCCGGCGGTGCGGGGAGCGGCGGCGGCCACGCCCGCGCTGATCGCCGGGCGCGCGGACGCTCGCGCTGATCGCCGGGCGCGCGGCCCTGGCGCCCTAGCGGGGCAGCCTGTCGAGGATCAGGGCCACGGCCTCGTCCGGCTCGCTGTCCTGCGTCAGCGAGGAGGCCGCCTTGCCGACGGCATCGTACGCGCCGCCGTACGACTGCGCCTTGGCCGCCCCCCGGCTGAACAGCGTCAACGCCCCGCGCCCGTTACCCCGCTGCAGGTGCGTCAGCCCGACGCAGATCTGCGCCAGCCCCTGCCACAGCTCCCGCTCCTCCTCCGGAGCGCACTTCCACCGCCCCTCGAACACCTCGTGCGCGTTGAACGGCAGCCCCTCCTCCAGGAACCGCCGCCCGTCGGCCAGCGCCTGCTCGGTGGTGGGGGCGTAGTCGTCGGGCACCCTGGGCATGCCGGCGGACCCGTAGGGCAGCGGCCGGCCGTAGGCGTCGCGCGGCCGGGCGTTGCGCGGCCTGCCCTCGGGGTCGCGGTCTCTCATCGGTCGGGCTCCGGATCGGACAGCCAGCCGAGCAGCTCGGTGTCGAACACGTCGGGAATCTCCTCATGGGGGAAGTGGCCGGCTCCCTCGAACAGCCGCCACCGATAAGGTGCCGCCACGTAGCGGCTCGAACCCTGTGCCGTTCGCGGCAGGACGCTCGGGTCGAGCGCCCCGTGCAGGTGCAGCGTGGGCGCCTCCACCTCGGTACGCATCGCGCGGGCGTAGCGCCGCCCGTCGGGCCGCAGCTGGGAGCGGCCGAACCAGCGGTGGTACTCCAGCGCGCAGTGCGCCACGGTCGGGATCCTGAACGCCTCCCGGTACGTCCGCGACTCCTCCGGCTCCGGCCACCCGGGCCGCGACCGCTCCTCCAGCAGCCGCCCCACCATCGCCGCGTCGTGCCGGGTG
The nucleotide sequence above comes from Nonomuraea gerenzanensis. Encoded proteins:
- a CDS encoding MarP family serine protease, with translation MRGDLLDLILIGLVIAFGISGYRQGFIIGAMSFVGFVGGAVLGVFIAPPVSKAVVDGDTPQALLAIVIVFLAATIGQFASSTLGAVVRSHVTWEPAKMADAIGGTFASALSVLVIAWLIGSLIVSTAFTPLVDQVKNSALLTTVDDAIPQAARNWQQPFKKFIDRSEFPPVFDAIGAGTLIDVQPPDQSVLQGAKLGRARQAIVKVQGNAESCNKHIEGTGFAYARNRIMTNAHVVAGVTRDLQVIDYNGDRHPATVVRYNPRRDIAVLYVPGLDLPQLAFDGEGSRGDNAIIAGFPKGKGFTAEPARIGGQLEAQGPDIYRENTVRRKVYAIRGQVLPGNSGGPLLTVDGQVFGVIFAAAVNEEQTGYVLTAEEVAPDASAGRNDTSPASTQECD
- a CDS encoding DUF309 domain-containing protein encodes the protein MRDRDPEGRPRNARPRDAYGRPLPYGSAGMPRVPDDYAPTTEQALADGRRFLEEGLPFNAHEVFEGRWKCAPEEERELWQGLAQICVGLTHLQRGNGRGALTLFSRGAAKAQSYGGAYDAVGKAASSLTQDSEPDEAVALILDRLPR
- a CDS encoding HEAT repeat domain-containing protein; the encoded protein is MRELIQAALRDTDPDGPLRWHVISLLRQRGDLESFIEARRLCAADTVAERLLGVDIMGMLRPFVDRTLPVLRYLAASEDDAMVLYSVLIAFGHLADPRSLPSVIDLAGHVDARVRYGAAYALQHVLGEPPDRAGLETLRKLAADTDADVAGWASLGVALRSGH